A single region of the Acidobacteriota bacterium genome encodes:
- a CDS encoding PQQ-binding-like beta-propeller repeat protein, with protein sequence MNPRRPPAVLRAAGLLLAVALATEPADLAVAADGETLPPDLRTRTDGIDWPAFLGPNRDSKSPETGIRTDWAGGLPLLWHLELGEGYAAPSVARGRLFYFTRYRDRARLVAVRAEDGKELWRSEYPTDYEDYYGYDGGPRTAPLVDGPRVYSVGADGFLRCNRVVDGAVLWERDVHADYGVQQNFFGVASSPWIEDDLLIVAVGGSPSGAPNIHSGRVKPNGTALVAFDKRTGEERYRVGDDLASYASPIVLDFGGRRLGFHFARSGLIVFDPKAGRELDRFDWRARRLTSVNAANPVIVDSQILLTESYEKGAVLLEYNAASKGDLSAFRSIWQDGPRNQSIAAHWNTPVYHEGVVYVSSGEKSPNAELRAVDWATGEIHWSQPRLARTQLLYVDGHFVVHSEVGDLLLIRATPESYQQVGHIRLRAEVDGRAVDLLRYPAWAAPVLSHGVLYVRGRSRLAALELIPPPE encoded by the coding sequence GTGAACCCGCGCCGTCCGCCGGCCGTGCTCCGCGCGGCGGGACTCTTGCTGGCGGTGGCCCTGGCGACGGAGCCCGCGGACCTGGCGGTGGCGGCCGACGGCGAGACGCTGCCGCCCGATCTCCGCACCCGCACCGACGGCATCGACTGGCCGGCCTTCCTCGGCCCCAACCGGGATTCGAAGTCGCCGGAGACAGGCATTCGGACCGACTGGGCCGGTGGTCTGCCTCTCCTGTGGCACCTGGAACTGGGCGAGGGCTACGCGGCGCCGTCGGTGGCCAGGGGCCGGCTCTTCTACTTCACGCGCTACCGCGACCGGGCGCGCCTGGTCGCGGTTCGCGCCGAGGACGGCAAGGAGCTCTGGCGCTCCGAGTACCCCACGGACTACGAGGACTACTACGGCTACGACGGCGGCCCGCGCACGGCGCCCCTGGTCGACGGGCCGCGGGTCTACTCGGTCGGCGCGGACGGCTTCCTGCGCTGCAACCGCGTCGTCGACGGGGCCGTCCTCTGGGAGCGCGACGTGCACGCGGATTACGGCGTCCAGCAGAACTTCTTCGGCGTCGCGAGTTCACCCTGGATCGAGGACGACCTGCTGATCGTGGCGGTCGGCGGCAGTCCGTCGGGCGCGCCGAACATCCACAGCGGCCGGGTGAAGCCGAACGGCACGGCCCTCGTCGCATTCGACAAGCGAACGGGCGAGGAGCGCTACCGCGTTGGCGACGACCTGGCCAGCTACGCGAGTCCGATCGTCCTCGACTTCGGCGGCAGGCGCCTCGGCTTCCACTTTGCCCGATCCGGCCTGATCGTCTTCGACCCGAAGGCGGGCCGGGAGCTGGACCGCTTCGACTGGCGGGCCCGCCGCTTGACCAGCGTGAACGCGGCGAACCCGGTGATCGTCGACAGCCAGATACTGCTCACGGAGTCCTACGAGAAGGGCGCGGTCCTGCTTGAGTACAACGCCGCCTCCAAGGGCGACTTGAGTGCCTTCCGATCGATCTGGCAGGACGGTCCGCGCAACCAGTCGATCGCGGCGCATTGGAACACGCCCGTCTACCACGAGGGGGTCGTCTACGTCTCGAGCGGCGAGAAGTCGCCGAACGCAGAGCTGCGGGCGGTCGACTGGGCGACCGGCGAGATCCACTGGAGCCAGCCCCGTCTCGCGCGCACCCAGTTGCTCTACGTCGATGGCCACTTCGTCGTGCACAGCGAAGTCGGCGATCTGCTCCTCATCCGGGCGACCCCCGAGAGCTACCAGCAGGTGGGCCACATCCGGCTGCGGGCCGAAGTCGACGGCCGGGCGGTCGACCTGCTGCGTTACCCGGCCTGGGCGGCGCCCGTGCTCTCCCACGGCGTGCTCTACGTGCGTGGTCGAAGCCGGCTGGCCGCTCTGGAACTCATCCCGCCGCCGGAGTAA
- a CDS encoding PD-(D/E)XK nuclease family protein, with translation MARASIVVSCSAFRRLAAAGDWLRDRGRGDEETLLLAASRGAADDLVRGLSVKGHGILGVHRASLDQWALQTAALELAARDLNPVTTLGTEAMAARVARMARTAGELERLSPVAGMPGFARSLAATIGELRAAGVPPAELRLDDRTRDLDRLLRRFEEEMDRFGLADMTAVLRLAGMAIAKADIGVPPASLWLDLPLRSASEAEVLRTLAGRSREVLATVAAGDDEAFAWLDSVLEERTVIDLDREELAGGGASAGRRLDRVQRRVFETAADTAPATDADVPANESVELFSAAGEGQECVEIARRIHRAAAAGLAFDRMAILVRQPAGYLPLVEDALGRAGIPAYITRGTLRPNPAGRAFLALLACAGERLSATRFAEYLSLGQTPEPAAGGAPPRREVPWVEPAGEQLVLKSPGEDSGSEDGADSGDGDAPLAEDGVGAGEDAAPAGALRVPAQWERLLVDAAVVGGAERWRERLAGRRAEFRLQLRDVGDEDDGRRSYLERQIDRLETLQAFALPLIQFLDDLPARADWALWLERLGELATMALRRPESVLEVLAELRPLAQVDEVGLAEVERILGERLRFRRSRPPKRRFGRVFVGGVEETAGRSFDLVFVPGLAEGVFPRRTGEDPLLLDERREALRQAGYRLAGNERRTWREQLLLRLAIGAANRRLVVSYPRVDLVQGRARVPSLYALDVLRGAEGRLPDLEELGRRAEAGGAAVVGWPAPKKPEDAVDESEFDLALLRPYLGAGAPVAQRRGRARFLLESNEHLKRALEARGRRWRRPWFPVDGLVNASPEALEALVAQRTGARSYSPTALQHYAACPYRFFLQAVLRLYPRDEFVQLERLDPMTRGSIFHEIQFRLFGVLKEADLLPVTADNLGAVFARLDDVLYRSERDFHDELAPPIERVWKAEFDSLRADLRGWLRQVADEGGRWKAIHAELSFGLRRSGDRDPHSSPEPAEVLDIARLRGSIDLVEEDAAGRLRVTDHKTGRPVHAREDLVIGGGKVLQPVLYSLAAERVLEREVVSGRLSYCTQRGDYSNVSVPLDERSRGAARRLLKRVDEALETGFLPAAPGKDECRYCDYRRVCGPYEELRVKRKDQTRLEELNALRSER, from the coding sequence GTGGCTCGCGCTTCGATCGTCGTTTCGTGCTCGGCATTCCGCCGGCTTGCGGCCGCCGGCGACTGGCTGCGAGACCGTGGCCGTGGTGACGAGGAGACGCTGCTGCTGGCGGCGTCCCGGGGTGCCGCCGACGATCTGGTTCGCGGCCTGTCTGTGAAAGGCCACGGGATCCTCGGGGTCCACCGCGCCTCGCTCGACCAGTGGGCGCTCCAGACCGCGGCGCTCGAACTGGCTGCCCGTGACCTCAATCCGGTCACAACGCTCGGAACCGAGGCAATGGCCGCCCGTGTCGCCCGCATGGCCCGGACGGCAGGAGAGCTGGAGCGACTTTCGCCGGTGGCTGGGATGCCCGGCTTTGCGCGTTCCCTCGCCGCGACGATCGGCGAGCTGCGAGCGGCCGGCGTTCCGCCCGCCGAACTGCGGCTCGACGACCGAACGCGCGACCTCGATCGACTGCTTCGTCGCTTCGAGGAGGAGATGGACCGCTTCGGCCTCGCGGATATGACAGCCGTGCTGCGGCTCGCCGGCATGGCGATCGCGAAGGCGGACATCGGGGTTCCGCCGGCATCGCTGTGGCTCGACCTGCCGCTCCGAAGCGCCAGCGAGGCCGAAGTGCTGCGGACGCTGGCGGGGCGAAGCAGGGAAGTGCTCGCGACCGTGGCCGCGGGAGACGACGAGGCCTTCGCGTGGCTCGACTCGGTGCTCGAGGAGCGGACGGTGATCGACCTCGACCGGGAAGAACTGGCCGGCGGCGGGGCTTCAGCCGGGCGGCGGCTGGATCGAGTGCAGCGTCGTGTCTTCGAGACGGCCGCCGACACGGCTCCGGCAACTGACGCGGACGTGCCGGCCAACGAGTCCGTCGAACTGTTTTCGGCCGCCGGCGAGGGGCAGGAATGCGTCGAGATTGCCCGGCGCATCCACCGTGCGGCCGCCGCGGGTCTCGCGTTCGACCGGATGGCGATTCTGGTGCGTCAGCCGGCCGGGTACCTCCCTCTGGTTGAGGATGCGCTCGGCCGCGCCGGCATTCCGGCCTACATCACCCGGGGAACGCTGCGTCCGAATCCCGCCGGGCGAGCGTTTCTTGCGCTCCTTGCGTGTGCGGGTGAGAGATTGTCCGCGACTCGCTTCGCCGAGTATCTCTCCCTGGGTCAGACTCCCGAGCCGGCTGCCGGCGGCGCGCCGCCGCGGCGCGAGGTGCCGTGGGTGGAGCCGGCCGGCGAGCAACTCGTGCTCAAGTCTCCCGGTGAGGATTCCGGCTCGGAAGATGGCGCGGACTCCGGCGATGGCGATGCACCGCTTGCAGAGGACGGCGTCGGTGCTGGGGAAGACGCCGCTCCGGCCGGTGCGCTCCGTGTTCCGGCCCAGTGGGAGCGTCTCCTGGTTGATGCGGCCGTGGTCGGCGGGGCCGAGCGCTGGCGAGAGCGCCTCGCGGGTCGGCGTGCGGAGTTCCGGTTGCAGTTGCGCGACGTGGGGGACGAGGACGACGGACGCCGGTCCTACCTGGAGCGCCAAATCGACCGCCTGGAGACGCTGCAGGCCTTCGCGCTGCCCCTGATCCAGTTCCTGGACGATCTGCCGGCGCGGGCCGACTGGGCTCTGTGGCTCGAACGTCTGGGCGAACTCGCCACGATGGCGCTACGGCGCCCGGAGAGCGTGCTCGAGGTGCTCGCCGAGCTGAGGCCCTTGGCGCAGGTCGACGAGGTGGGGCTGGCCGAAGTGGAGCGGATCCTCGGCGAGCGGCTGCGCTTCCGCCGCAGCCGACCGCCGAAGCGGCGATTCGGCCGCGTGTTCGTGGGCGGCGTTGAGGAAACGGCGGGGCGGAGCTTCGATCTCGTGTTCGTTCCGGGTCTGGCCGAAGGCGTGTTCCCGCGGCGGACCGGCGAGGACCCGCTGTTACTCGACGAGCGCCGCGAGGCGCTGCGGCAGGCCGGCTATCGCCTGGCCGGAAACGAGCGCCGCACGTGGAGGGAGCAACTGCTGCTCCGTCTCGCCATCGGGGCGGCGAATCGCCGGTTGGTGGTGTCCTACCCCCGGGTCGACCTGGTGCAGGGACGCGCCCGGGTGCCGTCGCTGTACGCCCTCGACGTGCTCCGCGGCGCCGAGGGAAGGCTGCCGGACCTGGAAGAGCTCGGCCGCCGGGCAGAGGCGGGCGGTGCGGCGGTCGTTGGTTGGCCAGCCCCCAAGAAGCCGGAGGACGCGGTCGACGAGTCCGAGTTCGACCTGGCCCTGTTGCGGCCGTACCTCGGCGCCGGAGCCCCGGTCGCCCAGCGTCGCGGCAGGGCACGCTTTCTCCTCGAGTCGAATGAGCACCTCAAGCGGGCGCTCGAGGCGCGCGGCCGTCGTTGGCGGCGCCCCTGGTTCCCGGTCGACGGTCTCGTGAACGCGAGTCCCGAGGCTCTCGAGGCGCTGGTCGCCCAGCGCACGGGCGCGCGGTCCTACTCGCCGACGGCGCTGCAGCACTATGCCGCCTGTCCCTACCGGTTCTTCCTGCAGGCGGTGCTGCGTCTGTACCCGCGAGACGAGTTCGTTCAACTCGAACGGTTGGACCCGATGACGCGCGGCAGCATCTTCCATGAGATCCAGTTCCGTCTGTTCGGCGTTCTGAAGGAGGCGGACCTCCTGCCGGTGACGGCGGACAACCTGGGGGCGGTCTTCGCGCGGCTCGACGACGTGCTCTACCGGAGCGAGCGCGACTTCCACGACGAACTCGCGCCGCCGATCGAACGGGTGTGGAAAGCGGAGTTCGACAGTTTGCGGGCCGACCTTCGCGGCTGGTTGCGACAGGTGGCGGACGAAGGCGGCCGATGGAAGGCGATCCATGCCGAGCTCTCCTTCGGCCTGAGGCGGTCGGGGGACCGGGATCCCCACAGCAGCCCGGAGCCGGCGGAGGTACTCGACATCGCGCGATTGCGCGGGTCGATCGACCTCGTCGAGGAGGACGCGGCCGGCCGGCTGCGGGTGACGGACCACAAGACGGGTCGCCCGGTCCACGCGCGCGAGGACCTCGTGATCGGCGGCGGCAAGGTTCTCCAGCCCGTTCTCTACAGCCTGGCCGCGGAGCGGGTTCTCGAGCGGGAAGTGGTTTCGGGCCGGCTCTCTTACTGCACTCAGCGCGGCGACTACAGCAACGTGTCCGTGCCGCTCGACGAACGGAGCCGCGGTGCCGCACGCCGGCTGCTGAAAAGGGTGGACGAAGCGCTGGAAACCGGCTTTCTGCCCGCGGCTCCGGGGAAGGACGAGTGTCGCTACTGCGACTACCGGCGCGTGTGCGGCCCATACGAGGAGCTGCGGGTGAAGCGCAAGGACCAGACCCGGCTCGAAGAGCTGAACGCGCTGCGGAGCGAACGATGA
- a CDS encoding UvrD-helicase domain-containing protein: MSAVELARTSPPPDEASRRRIREALDESQLVEAAAGTGKTTVLVERLVAILEEGRGTVEGLAAVTFTRKAAGELKLRLRQALDARLLQLRGIGAESERQERLEKAISRLEQAAIGTIHSLCADMLRERPVEAGVDPGFGELAEDEAPRLFARSFGRWIEEELEAMRPGLRRELARLMVGRWSPNQSALERLRDAAWRLVDWRDFGAGWQRPEFDREATLRELSDRVERLAALVLHGRKSDPLRRGLLPVVELSNWIVRTGQLGAASPGLNGAGPAAGREAFLDQLEARLVELLRDLSGFRSPRKGRGGFAEGVGRDQVFGLWRRLAERLREFERHANADLAALLKDELSGAVERYEEAKTLLGKLDFHDLLIKARDLLRHDRGVRRHLQARYTHLFIDEFQDTDPLQAEILLLLAADDPDQDDWRRVTPAPGKLFLVGDPKQSIYRFRRADVVLYQEVKERLAARGVQVLHLTTSFRSVAPIQRLVNAAFAPLMTGDKTAGSADYIPLGEHREAIPGQPQVVVLPPPKPYGYRNVTQKNIEACQPYATVEFVRWLIEESGWKVEVPDPANPGRLRRIPVEARHVCLLFRRFLSWNRDTARDYVRGLEAFGIPHLLIGARSFHEREEVEALRSALTAVEWPDDRLSVYATLRGSLFAFDDDLLLRFKTRYGNWHPLYSPRKVREDGEPPPEFASLVDVLDFLGTLHRRRNYRPIVNTVQEILAKPRAQAAMALRPAGNQVLGNAQRVCDLARRYEVAGGRSFRGFVEQLDDEAERIGSTQAPVVEEDADGVRVMTVHTAKGLEFPVVILADMTAKLSRGAERTMRADDGLCATKLLGLAPQELLDAADVEDRREEAEGVRVAYVAATRARDLLVVPAVGDEKRPGWIECLNDAVYPGSENWRRSKPAEGCPEFGERSVSVRPSDYDRMPEQSVRPGRYRFPAAAGPAGTADDASGYDVVWWDATRVDQPPPSKYGLLGEDLLVAGGGAVADGSRERFERWRDRTEELLERGSRPTVSPEAVTDLDSKPPGPLAEIAVEELERVRDRPGGRRFGSLVHTVLRDAPLDAESDRIRELVRLHGALLAATESEIEAAIAAIETALASDPAVAARRSRRVLRETPFSLPLGEQIVEGTVDLAFLDDEGRWIVVDWKTDLGDLNAMLRDDDPDDADRITRGDAYRRQVRWYCFALEQLTGRPASGRLVLL; encoded by the coding sequence ATGAGTGCCGTGGAACTGGCGCGGACATCGCCGCCGCCCGACGAAGCCTCCCGCCGGCGGATCCGCGAAGCGCTCGACGAGAGCCAGTTGGTCGAGGCGGCTGCCGGTACGGGCAAGACGACCGTGCTGGTCGAGCGCCTGGTGGCGATCCTGGAGGAAGGCCGTGGCACGGTCGAGGGGCTGGCTGCGGTGACGTTTACCCGCAAGGCGGCGGGCGAACTCAAGCTGCGGCTGCGGCAGGCACTCGATGCGCGTTTGCTCCAGTTGCGAGGCATCGGCGCGGAGAGTGAGCGGCAGGAGAGGTTGGAGAAGGCGATCTCGCGGCTGGAACAGGCGGCGATCGGCACGATCCACTCCCTGTGCGCCGACATGCTGCGTGAGCGACCGGTGGAAGCGGGGGTCGATCCAGGGTTCGGCGAACTGGCGGAAGACGAAGCGCCTCGCCTCTTTGCCCGCAGCTTCGGGCGCTGGATCGAGGAGGAGCTGGAGGCGATGCGGCCGGGGCTGCGGCGGGAACTGGCGCGCTTGATGGTCGGACGCTGGTCGCCCAATCAGTCGGCCCTCGAGCGGCTGCGCGATGCCGCCTGGCGCCTCGTCGACTGGCGTGACTTCGGAGCCGGCTGGCAGCGCCCCGAGTTCGATCGGGAAGCCACGCTTCGGGAGCTTTCCGATCGGGTCGAGCGGCTGGCCGCGCTGGTTCTGCACGGCCGGAAGAGTGACCCGCTGCGAAGAGGCCTTTTGCCCGTCGTCGAGTTGTCCAACTGGATCGTCCGCACCGGGCAACTCGGCGCGGCGTCGCCGGGCCTGAATGGCGCGGGGCCGGCCGCTGGCCGCGAGGCGTTCCTGGACCAGTTGGAGGCGCGGCTCGTCGAGTTGCTGCGCGACCTGAGCGGTTTCCGAAGTCCGCGCAAGGGACGAGGCGGCTTCGCGGAGGGCGTGGGCCGCGACCAGGTCTTCGGACTCTGGCGCCGGCTGGCGGAGCGCCTGCGCGAGTTCGAGCGCCACGCGAACGCCGACCTGGCGGCGCTCCTGAAGGACGAACTGTCGGGTGCCGTCGAGCGCTACGAAGAGGCGAAGACACTGCTCGGCAAGCTCGACTTCCACGACCTGCTGATCAAGGCTCGCGACCTTCTGCGGCACGACCGGGGCGTGCGGCGTCACCTGCAGGCGCGCTACACCCACCTCTTCATCGACGAGTTTCAGGATACGGACCCGCTGCAGGCCGAGATACTGCTCCTGCTGGCGGCCGACGACCCTGATCAGGACGATTGGCGGCGGGTGACGCCGGCCCCTGGAAAGCTGTTCCTGGTCGGCGATCCGAAGCAGTCGATCTACCGTTTCCGCCGGGCGGATGTGGTGCTCTACCAGGAGGTCAAGGAGAGGCTCGCGGCGCGTGGCGTCCAAGTCCTCCATTTGACTACCAGCTTCCGTTCGGTGGCGCCCATCCAGCGGCTGGTCAACGCGGCTTTCGCACCGCTGATGACCGGCGACAAGACGGCCGGAAGCGCCGACTACATTCCCCTTGGAGAGCACCGCGAGGCCATCCCGGGCCAACCCCAGGTCGTCGTGCTGCCGCCCCCCAAGCCCTACGGTTACCGCAACGTCACCCAGAAGAACATCGAGGCATGCCAGCCATACGCGACGGTCGAGTTCGTGCGCTGGCTGATCGAGGAGAGCGGCTGGAAGGTGGAGGTCCCCGATCCGGCGAATCCGGGGCGGCTGCGGCGGATACCGGTCGAGGCCCGGCACGTATGCCTCCTGTTCCGGCGCTTCCTGAGTTGGAATCGGGACACGGCCCGCGACTATGTCCGCGGCCTGGAGGCCTTCGGCATTCCGCACCTCCTGATCGGCGCCCGGTCCTTCCACGAACGGGAGGAAGTGGAGGCGCTTCGATCGGCGCTGACGGCCGTCGAGTGGCCGGACGACCGGCTGTCCGTGTACGCGACGCTTCGCGGATCGCTGTTCGCCTTCGACGACGATCTGCTGCTGCGGTTCAAGACGCGCTACGGGAACTGGCATCCCCTCTACTCGCCGCGCAAGGTCCGGGAGGACGGGGAGCCACCACCGGAATTCGCTTCCCTGGTCGATGTGCTCGACTTTCTCGGAACGCTTCACCGCCGGCGGAACTACCGGCCGATCGTGAACACGGTGCAGGAGATTCTCGCCAAACCGCGCGCGCAGGCGGCCATGGCGCTCCGGCCCGCCGGCAACCAGGTGTTGGGCAACGCGCAGCGCGTCTGCGATCTGGCGCGCCGCTACGAGGTGGCGGGAGGCCGCTCGTTCCGCGGCTTCGTGGAGCAACTGGACGACGAGGCCGAACGGATCGGCAGCACGCAGGCGCCAGTGGTCGAGGAGGACGCGGACGGCGTCCGCGTGATGACGGTCCACACGGCGAAGGGCCTTGAGTTCCCGGTTGTCATCCTGGCGGACATGACCGCCAAGCTGTCGCGCGGGGCGGAGCGGACCATGCGGGCCGACGACGGCCTGTGCGCAACGAAGCTCCTTGGATTGGCTCCTCAGGAGCTGCTCGACGCGGCCGACGTCGAGGACAGGCGGGAGGAGGCCGAGGGTGTCCGTGTCGCGTACGTGGCGGCGACCCGGGCCCGCGATCTGCTCGTCGTGCCGGCGGTGGGCGACGAGAAGCGCCCGGGCTGGATCGAGTGCCTGAACGATGCGGTCTATCCGGGGTCGGAGAACTGGCGGCGTTCGAAACCGGCCGAAGGGTGTCCCGAGTTCGGCGAGCGGTCCGTGTCGGTGCGGCCTTCAGACTACGACCGCATGCCGGAGCAGTCGGTAAGGCCGGGTCGTTACCGCTTCCCGGCAGCGGCCGGACCGGCCGGGACCGCGGACGATGCATCGGGCTACGATGTCGTCTGGTGGGACGCGACCCGCGTGGACCAGCCGCCTCCCTCGAAGTACGGCCTGTTGGGGGAGGATCTCCTGGTCGCGGGCGGCGGCGCCGTCGCCGATGGGAGCCGCGAACGGTTCGAGCGCTGGCGCGACCGGACCGAGGAACTGCTCGAACGGGGAAGCCGTCCAACGGTGAGTCCTGAGGCAGTTACCGACCTGGACTCTAAACCGCCCGGTCCGCTAGCTGAGATAGCCGTCGAAGAACTGGAGCGTGTCCGCGATCGCCCAGGAGGCAGGCGCTTCGGCAGTTTGGTGCACACAGTGCTGCGTGATGCGCCTCTCGATGCCGAGTCGGACCGGATCCGGGAATTGGTGCGGCTCCACGGTGCGCTCTTGGCAGCGACCGAATCCGAGATCGAGGCCGCGATTGCCGCGATAGAGACCGCGCTCGCAAGCGATCCCGCGGTGGCCGCCCGCCGTTCGCGGCGCGTACTGCGCGAGACCCCGTTCTCGCTTCCTCTAGGCGAGCAGATCGTGGAGGGGACGGTCGACCTCGCCTTCCTCGACGACGAGGGTAGGTGGATTGTCGTCGACTGGAAGACCGACCTGGGCGATCTCAATGCGATGCTTCGCGATGACGATCCCGACGACGCCGATCGCATCACGCGTGGCGACGCCTACCGCCGGCAGGTCCGCTGGTACTGCTTCGCGCTGGAGCAGTTGACCGGCAGGCCGGCCTCGGGCCGCCTGGTGTTGCTCTAA
- a CDS encoding DUF1801 domain-containing protein: protein MKAFENEDVAEKFEAYPPAIRSRLLVLRSLILETAENTDGVGPIEETLKWGEPAYVTSQSKSGTTVRIGWKKAQPSRYAMYLHCRTSLIETFRALFPDELRFEGNRAIVFDESNELPEDPLRFCIAAALTYHRNKRASR from the coding sequence ATGAAGGCGTTTGAAAACGAGGACGTCGCCGAGAAGTTCGAGGCGTACCCGCCCGCCATCCGCAGCAGGCTCCTGGTTCTGCGCTCTCTCATCCTCGAGACGGCCGAGAACACGGACGGCGTAGGGCCGATCGAAGAGACCCTCAAGTGGGGCGAGCCGGCCTACGTCACTTCGCAGAGCAAGAGCGGAACCACCGTGCGAATCGGTTGGAAGAAAGCGCAACCGTCCCGGTACGCGATGTACCTCCACTGCCGGACCAGCCTGATCGAGACCTTCCGCGCCCTTTTTCCGGACGAGCTGCGATTCGAGGGCAATCGGGCCATCGTGTTCGACGAGAGTAACGAACTGCCGGAAGACCCGCTTCGCTTCTGCATCGCAGCGGCGCTCACGTACCATCGGAACAAGCGAGCTAGTCGGTAG